Genomic DNA from Streptomyces venezuelae:
GATGGCCGAGGGCGCGCTCGCCGCGTCCTTCGCGGTCTCCGGGACCAGCTTCCAGGTGTCCTCCGGGAAACTGACCAGCCAGGGCCTCTCCTCCTACGTGCAGACGGACCGGGACATCGACGGCAAGGGGCACCCGGTGGCGCTCCTCGGGATCGGTGACGCGACCCTCTCCGACATCTGCCAGGCCGCCGAGGTCAAGACGCCGGTGGGCACCGTCGTCTTCAAGCTGACCGCGGGCGGCGACGCGGGCAACGTCACCGCGAGCAACCTCATCATCGACGGCGAGGACCTGGTGGGCGACGCCCGCTTCGGCACCGCGCAGATCGGCCGGGACGCCTCGACGCTCGACGAGGTGCCGGGCATCAAGGGCGAGAGGGGCAAGTTCGGACTGCAGGCCGGGGACATCACGGTCTCCGGGGTGAAGTCGCACGCCTGGTCGGCGACCGGCGGCAACTTCCGGCTCAAGGGCATGCGGGTCGACGTCAGCCTGGGCGGCAAGAAGTGCTTCTGACCGGCGGCGGCAGAAGCGGCGTCAGACCGTTCCGCACGGACGGCGGCGGCCGGCTCGACCGGCGGCTGCCGTGGCCCGACCAGCGCCGCGTCGTCCGCAGGTGGCGCCGGACCCGCCCGTTCTGGGCGGGCCTGCTGCTGATCCTCGGCGGCGCCGAGCTGCTCCTGATACCGCTCTCCCCGCTGACCGTGCTCGTCAGCCTGGGGCTCGGCGGCATCGCGGCCCTCGGCATCGGGATCGCACTGGTCGTGGCGGGCCTCTTCCTCTGGCTGCTGCCGCACACGCACCACTACGTGAGCGTCAACGCCATGATCCTCTCGGTGCTCTCCTTCGCGGCGACGAACCTCGGCGGGTTCCTCGTCGGCATGCTGCTCGGCATCGCGGGCAGCGCCATGGGGTTCGCCTGGACGCCGGTGCCGCAGGACGGCGAGGAGGACCCCGGGCGCCCGAGGGTGCGTGACGGGCAGGGCACCCGGACGCTGGCCGTGCTGCTGCCCGTGGCGATGGCCGCCGGGCTCGTCGCGCACGGGAGCGGCCGGGCGGAGGCGGTCCCGGGGGCCGCGGCGGACGCGATCGTGGCGGCGCGCGTGCCGCCGACCGTCACCACGACGCTCTTCGCGCCGCGGGGCTTCCTCCTGGCCGGGGTCCGGGAGATCCCGACCGCGGACGGGCCGCTGAAGGTCATGGTGCTGCGGATGAAGGCCGCCTCGCTCACCGACTACCGGCTCAGGACACGCGACGGCAGCGACGAACTGGCTCTCGGAGCCGACACGTTGGACCTGAGCGGTGAGGTCACCCTCTACCTGACCAAGTTCAGGGGGTGCCTGGAGGGCATCCTCTGTCTGACCTTCACGCCCGACAAGCTGCCGGTGCCACCCGTGGTGCCGCCCTTCGTCTTCATGACGGACGTGAGCGCCGAGCAGGCCCTGGTCACCTCGGACTCGATCGTGGCGGGCGGGCTGACGCTGAAGGCCACGGCATGATCCAGATCCAGGCGGCGCTGTTCTGGGCGTACGCGATCGGCGCGACGTTCGCCCTCTCCGCCGGGCGGCAACTGCAGGTGTGGGAACGGATCAACGCGGGCGAGGGCCCGCGCACCCGCAGCCGCGCCGCCAACCCCTACCTGGCGCTCACCGCGCTCTTCGCCTCCGTCCTCATGGTGCCGACCGGGCTCTTCCTGCTCTGGCAGAACCCGTCCTGGTCGACCATGCACGTGGCGGACGGCCACGACGACGTGTGGGCGGGGTTCGTCCTCTTCTACGCCGGCGGCATCCCGGTCGCCGCGGTCCTCGGGTTCCTCGTGGCGCAGGGCCTTGTGCTCGCCGGGGTCGGCTACTGGGCGTATCTGAACTGCGTCGCAGGGTATTTCCTGCTGTTCGGGACACTGATCCACGGGTGGGACGGCAGGGGGTACGAGCGGTTCTTCTCGTCCGGCGCCGGGGACTTCGCCGACTGGCGGCGGGACAGCGTCGTCAACCACGTCCTGGACTTCGCGACGTCCGGGACGTTCCTCGCGCTGCTGCTCTTCGGGGCCGCCGTGATCGGCGTCATGCTGATGACGGAGATCGGCTGGCTCATGGAGGGCTGGTCGCTGCCCGGCGCGGACGAGGACCGCAAGGTGCCGCGGCTGCTCGCCGTCGCCGTCGCGGCGGCGGGGGTGTACGGCCTGCCGTTCGCGGGCGCGTTCTGCGCGAGCGTCCTGGTGCGCCTGGTCGGCGGGTGGCTCGGGCTGCCGCTGTTCGCGGTCGTGGCGGGCCTCGTGCTGCTGCACGGGCGCTCGCCGGTGCGGTGGCTGTACGGCCTGGTGGGGGTGCCGGGACGGCACTGGCGGGCCGACCTCGACGAGG
This window encodes:
- a CDS encoding DUF6230 family protein; translated protein: MALPAVLAVGVMASVMAEGALAASFAVSGTSFQVSSGKLTSQGLSSYVQTDRDIDGKGHPVALLGIGDATLSDICQAAEVKTPVGTVVFKLTAGGDAGNVTASNLIIDGEDLVGDARFGTAQIGRDASTLDEVPGIKGERGKFGLQAGDITVSGVKSHAWSATGGNFRLKGMRVDVSLGGKKCF
- a CDS encoding DUF6114 domain-containing protein translates to MLLTGGGRSGVRPFRTDGGGRLDRRLPWPDQRRVVRRWRRTRPFWAGLLLILGGAELLLIPLSPLTVLVSLGLGGIAALGIGIALVVAGLFLWLLPHTHHYVSVNAMILSVLSFAATNLGGFLVGMLLGIAGSAMGFAWTPVPQDGEEDPGRPRVRDGQGTRTLAVLLPVAMAAGLVAHGSGRAEAVPGAAADAIVAARVPPTVTTTLFAPRGFLLAGVREIPTADGPLKVMVLRMKAASLTDYRLRTRDGSDELALGADTLDLSGEVTLYLTKFRGCLEGILCLTFTPDKLPVPPVVPPFVFMTDVSAEQALVTSDSIVAGGLTLKATA